The window CGGACTTCCAGTATCCTGATGATGGCGTTTTGGGAAGGCTGTTTGATAACTGTATATTACCCATCTCTCGTGAGTTTAATGTCCCCTTCGCACTGATGATTGGCGTGAAACGTGCGGTTAACCCACAACTCCAGATGGCTGGAGATGGAACGGGTAAGGCAGATTTGGAGAGTTTAGAGACGCTGCTACGCGAGCATCCTGATAATAAGTTTCTCGTTACGCTCCTGTCGCGTGAAAATCAACATGAGCTATGTGTCATCGGACGGAAATTCAAAAATCTGATGATATTTGGATGTTGGTGGTTCATGAACAATCCGAGCATTATTGAGGAGATCACGCGAGAACGGATTGAGCTGCTCGGTCTGAGCGTTATCCCTCAGCATTCAGATGCCCGAATCTTGGATCAACTCGTGTACAAGTGGAAACACTCACGTCAAATCATTGCCGACGTTTTGGTAGAAAAATACCAGACGCTTCTTGATGTCGGGTGGAGCGTCAGTAAATCAGAGATTCAGCGGGATGTTAACAACCTCTTTGGTGGGAACTTCGATCGATTTTTGAATGGAAGTTAGCAGGAACACGGGGTCGCTTTGCACTTCGGACACCCGTCAGCATAGATCTGCGCCGCATCCTCCAAGTCGATACCGAGCAGACTTGCCAACGTGATAAGCCATGCAAAGACATCGGCGAATTCCTCACGTAGCCGCTCTATATCTCGTGGTTGTTTCCGAATCTCTTTTGCGAGTTCTCCGACTTCTTCGACGAACCATGTGAAGGTTAACGGCACGCCACGCTCGGCATCTCGTGTGTAATAAATGGCTTCAATCTGTTTTTGAAAGTTTTGGATTGTCATACGACTCCTTTTTGTGTATAATCGTGCTGAAGTAGAACTAATAGGACGGACGCAATTTTGACCGTAGCCCGCTCTGTGAGATGAAGATTCCTGAAAAAACACAGACATTCCGGTTGCACAACCTAACAGGTTATGCTACAAAAGAACATTCTGCGGAAGTCCTAACTAAGTTATACCAATTCTAATTGATAATTCCTCTTAAAAGGTTGACTATTTTTCAGCACTGCTCGGTGCGGTTAGAAACCGCACCTACCGGGTGTGGTGTGAGTGGGTTCGGTTAATGCGAGATAAACTTTTAGAAATGGTATTATACCAATTCTAATTGATAATTCCTCTTAAAAGGTTGGCTATTTTTCAGCACTGCTCGGTGCGGTTAGAAACCGCACCTACTGGGTGTGACGTGAGTGGGTTCGGTTAATGCGAGATAAACTTTTAGAAATGGTATAAGTTAGAAACAAATTTAGGTTTATGGAAAGGAGCTGCACCGATGATAGGTATCTCTTACCATGCAGGTGGCATGAAAGACCTGCCTCTACACGAAGTTATCACCATTCTTGCCGATGCCGGTTACGATGCGATTGAGATGATGTGCGGTCCAGAAGCACACATTCCGTCCGGTGAAGTCACGGATAGCTTGCTCAAAGAGGTTAAAGCGATGACATCAGACCACGGGTTGAAGGTCTCTGTCATCAATCCGTTCGCGGGCCCCGGTTTGTATCAATTAGCATTAGAAGACCAGCAGGGAGCCGTTGATCATTACGCCCTTCTCCAAGATGTCGCGGTAGCACTCGGCGCGCAGGGTGTCAATTTCCTCACTGGCTACGGCGGGGATAAAGGGGATGCCTTCGCGTGGCGGCTCCTCGTTGATGTTCTGAAACCGATCTGCCGACGCGCGGAAGAACTCGGCGTGACGATGAACATCCACAACCACGAAGCGACAACGATTGATGCGTCCTCGAAAGTTACCCTGCTGATAGAACACGTAGGCTCCGACGCGCTGAAGGCACTCAACGATATTACCAACTTCTACCATCTCGGTGAGGATATCGCTGAAGTAACCGAAAAATTGGGACGGCTTACCGCTCACTGTCACGTCAAGGGTGTGACGGGAATGTATCCGTATAGTACTTTCCTCATTCCCGGTGAAGCGGGGGACGAGTTGGATTTCCGAACCTTTGCAGAGCGTTTGGGAAAAACGGGTTACGATAAGTACATCTCAGTGGAGACCTTTCCACACATGCGGATGGAGAAAGCAGAGATTGCTTATGACATGATGGCGCGGACGTTGAAAGAGTTGGGCTTAAGATAGATGCGAAAGGCGCGGTTCCAAGCCGCGCCGACGCATTATAGCCTACTGTGTCTCTAACGCCTTGATCCCGGGCCAATCGCGCCACATATCCTCGTTGGGGGGTTCCTCCTGTGTCTCCGCCAATTCGGTTTTTCGGAAGTCGTAGAGCACAGCCTGCCGGATCTGCTTTGAATAGTTGTGTCCCGCAGCGTGCCCGATCCGATGGTGCCAGAAGACAACATCACCGGCATTCCCATAACACTCAACGCCAGAGGTTCTGCTGATACGCTCTCGGTCAATGTCGTATTGGGGTGTCGGTTCGTTCTTGTATTGGGAATGGTAATCGTAGTAGAAAGTTTTGTGGCTTCCGGGCCAGACTGTAAACCCGCCACCTTCTGGCGACACATCGTCAATATAGCCGACTGCACCGAGATGGAACGGATGTGCGTCAACGTGGCACCCGATTGACTTCTTCGGGATATCCCCATAGGGAAGGGTACAATAGATGCCGCGCACACGCTCAGGCTGCACCAGGTTCCCTGCCCCCAAAAACTGCTCTGCCATCCGCCAGACGTTTGGATCCGTCGCGAGCAGTTTGACCATCCAATCTTCACCACCGGGTTCACGGAAATTCCATCGGAATCCACGACGATTATTGCTCTTATCAAGGTTTTCCTCATCCGGTGTAAAGGGACCGACCCACGTTTCAGGATCCTCACGTTTACGTCCTTCCGGTGCGCCATCCCATAACCTTGCCCGTGCCCGCTCCATCAATTCTGGGGCAAGGACGTTTCGCTTTATCAAATACCCTTCATTCTTGAAAAATTCCATGTCTTCGCGTGTAAGTTCAACCATTGTCATGTATCCTTTTTCGTTGCAATTACCTCAGAACGTGGTATTGAACCTGACTGCTCTCACCCAATTTTGGGAATTCTACTGGAATTTAACGATTTTTTCAAGGAAAAGATAATTAGTTGGCAGAGCGATTCAGTTCTCCTGAAAATCCGCTAAATTGCTAAGCCGTTGCTGCCTACCAACACCCGAAAAATCAGCGTCATCCGTGATAATCCGCGACTCAGACAACTATAGTGCGGTTTAGAATTAATGAAACATTACACAGCGGGCGAAGAGACTTCGCCCCTACGGCATGCCGAGTTCTTCGAGATTGTCAAAGTGTCTTTTTAATTCTAAGTTTTACTATAAAAAGTGAATACCTCTGGGCAGAGATTTGACAAGTACTACAGGTTTCGAGTATAATTAGGCGCATGCTAAGATTTGTGATTGTGTTCCTGCTCTCTCTTTCATACCCGATTCTGCTCTTCGCACACCCAGAGGGTGCGGGAGAGCATACCATTGAAGCCTACCGAATTGAAGGTGAACCGCCAAATATTGATGGGCTGCTCAACGAGGCTGTTTGGCATCAGGCACAACCTCGGAGTGGTTTCATTCAGCTGCGACCTTCGCGCGGTGCTGCCGCAACAGATGACACAGAATTCCGTATCGCTTACGATGCCAACAATCTTTACATCGCATTTCGATGCTACGATGCTGAACCCTCCAAGATTCTTAATCGACTGACCCGGCGCGGTGAGATCAACGCATCGGATCTCATCTCTTTTTTCATTGATCCGCATCACGATCATCGGACCGGTTATAAGTTTGCGACAAATCCGAGTGGTGTGCAAAG is drawn from Candidatus Poribacteria bacterium and contains these coding sequences:
- a CDS encoding nucleotide pyrophosphohydrolase; protein product: MTIQNFQKQIEAIYYTRDAERGVPLTFTWFVEEVGELAKEIRKQPRDIERLREEFADVFAWLITLASLLGIDLEDAAQIYADGCPKCKATPCSC
- a CDS encoding sugar phosphate isomerase/epimerase, whose amino-acid sequence is MIGISYHAGGMKDLPLHEVITILADAGYDAIEMMCGPEAHIPSGEVTDSLLKEVKAMTSDHGLKVSVINPFAGPGLYQLALEDQQGAVDHYALLQDVAVALGAQGVNFLTGYGGDKGDAFAWRLLVDVLKPICRRAEELGVTMNIHNHEATTIDASSKVTLLIEHVGSDALKALNDITNFYHLGEDIAEVTEKLGRLTAHCHVKGVTGMYPYSTFLIPGEAGDELDFRTFAERLGKTGYDKYISVETFPHMRMEKAEIAYDMMARTLKELGLR
- a CDS encoding phytanoyl-CoA dioxygenase family protein, with amino-acid sequence MVELTREDMEFFKNEGYLIKRNVLAPELMERARARLWDGAPEGRKREDPETWVGPFTPDEENLDKSNNRRGFRWNFREPGGEDWMVKLLATDPNVWRMAEQFLGAGNLVQPERVRGIYCTLPYGDIPKKSIGCHVDAHPFHLGAVGYIDDVSPEGGGFTVWPGSHKTFYYDYHSQYKNEPTPQYDIDRERISRTSGVECYGNAGDVVFWHHRIGHAAGHNYSKQIRQAVLYDFRKTELAETQEEPPNEDMWRDWPGIKALETQ